From the Lolium rigidum isolate FL_2022 chromosome 2, APGP_CSIRO_Lrig_0.1, whole genome shotgun sequence genome, one window contains:
- the LOC124689532 gene encoding RNA-binding NOB1-like protein produces AAAAAGGGAAPWAWGDAATARRETAPKESAAQAVSRIVSSCADSGGVAVAVVDANAVISGGAALATTAGRLVTVPEVLEEVRDAAARRRLALLPTPVETVEPAPEFVKKVVKFARETGDLQTLSDVDMKIIALAYMLEAEIHGTSHLREHPPPLHVVSVRSLKEAPLPGWGNNVPNLAEWEALDKMSEAQGDLSSRILPLKDLENQHVPTSETNSISETPGDEEFQPSKREACIPWEDDENNEGWFPAVSRTTHRKYLRRKARRDALKGSEQSFDTSSIAPSVDDDNDLSENGLDPVDDTSAVPEKTRSNTDILQSREENKPQIAGDHFHSDQLSNGDNGVGNAAAVEGRDATDACTEQLGNLDIKSETEEGLEASFVDDESSEQSWALRSLSESTVACVTSDYAMQNVILQIGLRLLAPGGMQIRQLHRWVLRCHACYKVTQEIGKIFCPKCGNGGTLRKVSVTVGENGITMASRRPRVTLRGTKFSLPMPQGGRSAVINNPILREDQLPSKVLHPKSKKSNKLGDDFLGAEDIFTHSGEKKVELKPPVRKALAMFSGKRNPNDNHFSRKKG; encoded by the exons gccgccgccgctgccggcggcggTGCGGCCCCGTGGGCGTGGGGCGAcgccgcgacggcgcggagggAGACGGCGCCGAAGGAGTCGGCGGCGCAGGCGGTGAGCCGCATCGTGTCGAGCTGCGCCGACTCGGGCGGCGTGGCGGTGGCCGTCGTGGACGCCAACGCGGTCATCTCGGGGGGCGCAGCGCTCGCCACCACCGCCGGCCGCCTCGTCACGGTGCCGGAGGTGCTTGAGGAGGTGCGGGAcgcggccgcgcgccgccgcctcgcgctcCTGCCCACGCCCGTGGAGACCGTCGAGCCCGCCCCTGAGTTCGTCAAGAAag TTGTCAAATTCGCCAGGGAAACAGGGGATCTCCAAACACTTTCAGATGTCGATATGAAGATTATCGCTCTAGCTTACATGTTGGAGGCTGAGATCCACGGGACCAGCCATCTGCGGGAGCACCCACCTCCGCTGCATGTCGTCAGCGTCCGGAGCTTGAAGGAGGCTCCGCTGCCGGGCTGGGGCAATAATGTGCCAAACCTGGCGGAGTGGGAGGCGTTGGATAAGATGTCTGAAGCACAAGGGGATCTTAGTTCTCGGATACTTCCGCTGAAGGATCTTGAGAACCAGCATGTCCCCACAAGTGAGACCAACAGTATTTCTGAGACACCTGGGGATGAAGAGTTTCAGCCTTCGAAGAGGGAGGCCTGTATACCTTGGGAGGATGACGAGAATAATGAAGGGTGGTTTCCTGCTGTTAGCCGTACCACGCACAGGAAATACTTACGGAGGAAAGCGAGGCGTGATGCCCTCAAAGGATCTGAGCAAAGTTTTGACACGAGTTCTATTGCTCCATCagtcgatgatgataatgatttaTCTGAAAATGGTTTGGATCCAGTGGATGACACTTCTGCTGTTCCAGAGAAAACAAGGTCAAATACTGATATCTTGCAGTCCCGGGAAGAGAATAAACCCCAAATTGCTGGAGACCATTTCCACTCTGACCAACTATCTAATGGAGATAATGGGGTAGGCAACGCTGCTGCTGTTGAAGGGAGAGATGCTACTGATGCATGCACTGAGCAATTGGGTAACTTAGATATAAAAAGTGAGACAGAGGAAGGCCTTGAGGCTTCTTTTGTAGATGATGAGAGCAGTGAGCAGAGTTGGGCACTGAGGTCCTTATCTGAATCTACTGTAGCGTGTGTTACTAGTGACTATGCCATGCAAAATGTTATCCTGCAGATTGGTCTCCGTCTCTTGGCACCAGGTGGCATGCAAATACGCCAGTTGCATAG ATGGGTTCTGAGGTGTCATGCTTGCTACAAGGTCACCCAAGAGATTGGAAAAATATTTTGTCCAAAGTGTGGCAATGGTGGCACCTTGCGAAAGGTTTCGGTAACAGTCGGTGAAAATGGGATCACTATGGCTTCACGACGGCCACGTGTTACACTCCGAGGAACAAAA TTTTCCCTCCCAATGCCCCAAGGTGGAAGATCTGCCGTAATTAATAACCCCATTTTACGTGAAGATCAACTTCCCTCAAAGGTTCTGCATCCTAAATCAAAGAAGTCGAACAAGCTG GGGGATGATTTCCTGGGTGCCGAGGACATATTTACCCACAGCGGCGAGAAGAAAGTGGAGCTGAAACCCCCAGTTAGGAAGGCACTCGCAATGTTCAGTGGGAAACGGAATCCTAATGACAACCACTTTTCTCGCAAGAAGGGCTAA
- the LOC124691588 gene encoding F-box/kelch-repeat protein SKIP4-like, whose translation MESAVLDTPLLHGLPDEIALLCLARVPRHCHNALRCVSRRWKALLCSEEWHSYRKRNNLDESWIYVICRGTGCKCYVLAPDPATRTLKVIRVMEPPCSAREGISIEALDRRLFLLGGCSWLKDANDEVYCYDASSNSWSKAAPMPTARCYFVSAALKDKLYVTGGLGLTDKSPNSWDIYDKATESWFAHKNPMLTPDIVKFVALGGELVTIHKAAWNKMYFAGIYNPVDQTWRGTANEIALCWSGPTVVLDDGTLYMLDQSLGTKLMMWLNETKEWVMLGRLSDKLTRPPCDLVAIGRKIYVIGRGLSTVTVDVDTAARVDGFLVSTSTGPLMEHDLPPERCRVITI comes from the exons ATGGAATCTGCTGTCCTTGACACCCCACTTTTACATGGTCTTCCTGATGAGATTGCCCTTCTTTGCTTAGCAAGGGTTCCTCGGCATTGTCATAATGCTCTCAGATGTGTCTCAAGGAGATGGAAAGCATTGTTATGCAGTGAAGAGTGGCACTCTTACCGCAAGCGGAACAATTTGGACGAGTCTTGGATATATGTGATATGTAGGGGTACTGGCTGCAAGTGCTATGTTCTTGCTCCTGATCCTGCAACTCGTACCTTGAAAGTCATCCGAGTCATGGAACCTCCATGCTCAGCGCGTGAAGGCATTTCCATAGAGGCCTTGGACAGGAGGTTATTTCTGTTGGGTGGTTGTAGCTGGCTAAAGGATGCTAATGATGAAGTGTATTGTTATGATGCTTCTTCAAATTCCTGGAGCAAAGCAGCTCCCATGCCTACTGCTAG GTGTTATTTTGTATCAGCAGCTCTGAAAGACAAGCTCTATGTTACTGGTGGATTAGGTTTGACGGACAAGTCACCTAATTCCTGGGACATTTATGACAAAGCCACAGAGTCCTGGTTTGCGCACAAGAATCCAATGCTCACCCCTGACATAGTAAAGTTTGTGGCCTTGGGTGGTGAGCTGGTGACCATCCACAAGGCTGCCTGGAACAAGATGTACTTTGCTGGGATATACAACCCTGTTGACCAGACCTGGAGGGGCACGGCGAATGAGATTGCCTTGTGCTGGTCTGGCCCGACCGTTGTTCTGGATGATGGAACCCTCTACATGCTTGACCAGTCCCTGGGCACGAAGCTGATGATGTGGCTGAATGAGACCAAGGAGTGGGTGATGCTAGGCAGGCTGTCAGACAAGCTCACACGCCCCCCTTGTGATCTTGTGGCCATCGGGAGGAAGATCTACGTGATTGGAAGGGGGCTGAGCACAGTGACGGTCGATGTTGACACGGCGGCCAGGGTTGATGGTTTCCTGGTGTCCACGTCAACTGGCCCGCTGATGGAGCATGACTTACCACCGGAGAGATGTAGGGTGATCACCATCTGA